The following are encoded together in the Malaya genurostris strain Urasoe2022 chromosome 3, Malgen_1.1, whole genome shotgun sequence genome:
- the LOC131437733 gene encoding uncharacterized protein LOC131437733: MMDGKTATILAIVLLTASTATGTVLEEFCPVQCHCGYKSLDFFVDCSGLGLTELPHFPEINIQILDLSENAFTSVPVGLSQFTDLRYLDLSSNHISTIAANSLDGLSSLKQLNVANNNISNWADISPNELLQKTLFLEELSLAENQFTSFSSNDISLVMISASLKYLDLSNCKITKVSGKEVIQGLINLEHLKLNGNPIHGISDMTSTSLKTLDLSNCKLSTLQPTALNGLEALGYVNLAKNYRLSLSTHGIVTSQTLKRINLSNCNMDSIDLDGFPNLMTVILRGNMIRQLTRESFAWNLLLENIDLSSNAISSVQSEAFRGLTHLKNLDLSFNMIKQLDGKVFKDNELLTHINLSRNYLWRLVRITAPSLIHLNMSWCEILAFDSDALAGMPSLVDLDLSGNLLFEIPDRVMSDSLQTLDLSMCRITTIKNTTFSRLPALLRLNLSGNRFTTPFRIDYFDDNPYLSEIWLGDNPWRCDCRSSDFFHFYVFLTEPPRRISDRKHLRCTSPEDFYGATWEAACRSVWYPQDVMGTTERIWTYFMLAILAFFGFFCIYSLVRRCIDSRRKMVAERERQENIQEMREIARDNQLRMRQEAQLNAPDLRESRPPAYEDAILLPKLDAASFASLDELLFRGKRKKKRRQRQSTEDVQTHANEVEEDVALRPENRSRSENVLSVRGTVYQEPTDTLNREQHSPIYQRPTSGTVVTATVVANVHASPTGSRASHPVQPSTIPETELHYHSTDILEALNNTRTSNSIASRSLGQPSLSPGPCQSTEQIQNFNDRSYENSPYAPRKVKPLQHLNPNGSIEEITDFEDKESSPYTKRRLNHMASFKGDRQRPALPARPPPVVQQSASPNDDTLEILVVEDYYSKEQHKGDLDEYALLTDEDVRKPTSTSGGKNEGTGTESSDSSSIEVIPISREKVIP, from the exons ATGATGGACGGCAAAACAGCTACCATATTGGCTATTGTACTGCTCACTGCATCGACAGCAACAGGCACAGTATTGGAAGAATTTTGCCCGGTACAATGCCACTGCGGATATAAAAGTTTGGACTTCTTTGTAGACTGTTCCGGTCTGGGATTGACTGAGTTACCTCATTTCCCGGAAATCAAC ATTCAAATACTAGACCTTTCGGAAAATGCGTTCACTTCCGTACCGGTCGGGTTATCTCAATTTACAGACTTACGTTACTTGGACCTGTCGTCAAATCACATTTCGACCATTGCAGCAAACTCTCTGGACGGACTTAGCTCACTCAAACAGTTGAATGTTGCCAACAACAATATTTCGAATTGGGCAGATATTTCCCCAAACGAGTTACTGCAGAAGACATTATTTCTGGAGGAACTGAGCCTGGCGGAGAATCAATTCACCAGTTTTTCAAGTAACGATATTTCGTTGGTAATGATCAGTGCATCCTTGAAATATCTGGATTTGAGCAActgtaaaataacaaaagtatcgGGGAAAGAAGTCATTCAAGGATTGATCAACTTGGAACATCTGAAACTTAATGGGAATCCGATTCATGGAATTTCAGATATGACTTCTACTAGTTTGAAAACGCTTGATTTGAGTAACTGTAAGCTGAGTACTCTCCAACCGACTGCATTAAATGGTTTGGAGGCTTTGGGATACGTGAATTTAGCTAAAAACTACCGACTGTCACTATCAACTCATGGAATCGTGACATCCCAAACGTTGAAACGGATTAACCTTTCGAACTGCAATATGGACTCGATCGATCTGGACGGATTTCCAAACCTAATGACAGTGATCTTACGTGGTAACATGATTCGGCAACTGACAAGGGAAAGTTTTGCCTGGAATTTACTTCTGGAAAACATAGACTTGTCGTCCAATGCGATCAGTTCAGTTCAGAGTGAGGCCTTTCGAGGGTTGacgcatttgaaaaatttagaccTTTCATTCAACATGATTAAGCAACTGGATGGGAAGGTCTTCAAGGACAATGAACTGCTAACGCACATTAACCTGAGCCGCAACTATCTGTGGCGATTGGTGCGAATTACCGCACCGTCGCTAATTCATCTCAATATGAGTTGGTGCGAGATATTGGCCTTCGATTCGGATGCCCTGGCCGGGATGCCTTCGCTAGTTGATTTGGATCTGTCTGGGAATTTGCTGTTTGAAATACCGGACAGAGTGATGTCAGACTCACTGCAAACGTTGGATTTGAGTATGTGTCGAATAACGACGATAAAAAATACCACCTTCTCGAGACTGCCGGCACTGTTGCGGCTCAACCTTTCCGGAAATCGATTTACGACGCCGTTTCGAATAGATTATTTTGACGATAATCCTTACCTGAGCGAAATTTGGCTCGGTGACAATCCTTGGCGGTGTGATTGCCGCAGTTCGGATTTCTTTCACTTCTACGTGTTCCTAACGGAGCCACCGAGAAGG ATCAGCGATAGAAAACATCTGCGCTGTACCAGTCCGGAAGATTTCTACGGTGCCACTTGGGAAGCTGCATGCCGGTCAGTTTGGTACCCACAGGACGTAATGGGAACCACTGAAAGAATTTGGACCTACTTCATGCTGGCGATTCTAGCCTTTTTCGGATTCTTTTGTATTTACTCCTTGGTAAGGAGATGCATTGATTCCCGGCGAAAAATGGTAGCCGAACGGGAGCGTCAGGAAAATATACAGGAAATGCGAGAGAT TGCCCGTGATAATCAATTACGAATGCGACAGGAAGCTCAATTGAACGCACCGGATCTGCGTGAATCACGACCGCCGGCATACGAGGATGCCATTCTGTTGCCAAAGCTGGATGCCGCTTCCTTTGCATCCTTGGACGAACTGTTGTTTCGTGGCAAACGCAAGAAGAAACGAAGACAACGCCAGTCCACCGAAGACGTGCAAACACATGCCAACGAAGTCGAAGAAGATGTGGCTCTACGACCGGAAAATCGATCCAGAAGCGAGAATGTTCTTTCCGTTAGAGGAACGGTTTATCAAGAGCCCACAGACACACTGAACCGAGAGCAACACTCTCCCATCTACCAAAGACCAACGAGCGGTACAGTCGTGACCGCAACAGTAGTTGCCAATGTTCACGCTTCACCTACCGGATCGAGAGCTTCACATCCGGTTCAACCTTCGACTATACCAGAGACGGAACTACACTATCATTCCACCGATATCCTTGAAGCGTTAAATAATACCAGAACATCGAACTCGATAGCATCCCGATCACTAGGTCAGCCTTCGCTAAGTCCAGGACCCTGTCAGAGTACGGAACAGATACAAAATTTCAACGATCGAAGCTATGAGAACAGTCCTTACGCACCGAGGAAAGTCAAACCTCTTCAGCATCTGAATCCTAACGGAAGCATTGAAGAAATAACCGACTTCGAAGACAAAGAATCTAGTCCTTATACGAAACGTCGACTGAATCACATGGCCAGCTTTAAGGGAGATCGACAGAGACCGGCTCTGCCAGCACGTCCCCCACCGGTAGTTCAGCAGAGCGCATCGCCTAACGATGACACCCTGGAGATTCTGGTCGTGGAGGATTACTACTCGAAGGAACAGCACAAGGGTGACTTGGATGAGTACGCACTGCTAACCGATGAGGATGTTCGGAAACCGACTTCGACTTCGGGCGGAAAAAACGAAGGGACTGGAACAGAGTCAAGCGATAGCAGCAGTATTGAAGTTATTCCGATTAGTAGGGAAAAAGTGATACCATAG